The following are from one region of the Isoalcanivorax indicus genome:
- the cysM gene encoding cysteine synthase CysM, which translates to MSASTPYPNIESTVGNTPLVRLQRMPGDTSNVILAKLEGNNPAGSVKDRPALNMIMKAEARGEIRPGDTLIEATSGNTGIALAMAAAMRGYRIKLIMPANQSQERRDAMAAYGAELISVSKEEGMEGARDLAQAMQARGEGRVLDQFANPDNPLAHYETTGPEIWRDTGGRITHFISSMGTTGTIMGVSKYLKEQNPDIEIIGLQPTDGAQIPGIRRWPKEYLPSIFDISRVDRVVDMSQQMAEDTMRRLAREEGIFCGVSSGGAIAAALQLSREVENAVIVAIVCDRGDRYLSTGVFRAPAGAV; encoded by the coding sequence ATGAGCGCATCCACCCCATACCCCAATATCGAGAGCACCGTCGGTAACACGCCGCTGGTGCGCCTGCAGCGCATGCCCGGGGACACCTCGAATGTCATCCTGGCCAAGCTGGAGGGCAATAACCCGGCCGGTTCCGTCAAGGACCGCCCGGCCCTGAACATGATCATGAAAGCCGAGGCGCGTGGCGAGATCCGCCCGGGCGATACGCTGATCGAGGCGACCAGTGGCAACACCGGCATCGCCCTGGCCATGGCGGCGGCCATGCGCGGCTACCGCATCAAGCTGATCATGCCCGCCAACCAGAGTCAGGAGCGTCGTGATGCCATGGCGGCCTACGGCGCCGAGCTGATCTCGGTGAGCAAGGAGGAGGGCATGGAAGGTGCCCGCGATCTGGCGCAGGCGATGCAGGCCCGGGGAGAAGGCCGGGTGCTGGACCAGTTCGCCAACCCGGACAACCCGCTGGCCCACTACGAGACCACCGGCCCGGAGATCTGGCGTGATACCGGCGGCCGCATCACCCATTTCATTTCCTCCATGGGCACCACCGGCACCATCATGGGGGTGTCGAAGTACCTCAAGGAACAGAACCCGGATATCGAGATCATCGGTCTGCAACCGACGGATGGCGCGCAGATCCCGGGCATCCGCCGCTGGCCGAAAGAGTACCTGCCCAGCATCTTCGATATCAGCCGGGTGGACCGGGTGGTGGACATGAGCCAGCAGATGGCGGAAGACACCATGCGCCGCCTGGCGCGTGAGGAAGGCATCTTCTGCGGGGTGTCCTCGGGCGGCGCCATCGCGGCGGCGCTGCAACTCAGCCGTGAGGTGGAGAACGCCGTGATCGTCGCTATTGTCTGTGATCGGGGTGACCGTTACCTGTCCACCGGGGTGTTCCGGGCGCCGGCCGGAGCGGTCTGA
- the rnc gene encoding ribonuclease III: MTELELTRLCKRLGYHFTDQALLEQALTHRSAHRQVNNERLEFLGDAQLGQIIAHWLFQRFPEASEGQLTRMRAALVRGQTLADVARGLDLGPCIRLGGGEMKSGGERRASILADALEAIIGAVRLDAGPEVCRERVLAWFGDRLDGVSPTETVKDAKTQLQERLQGRQMPLPEYDILTVSGQPPRQSFEVICRLPGYDHQETARGSNRRRAEQTAAAQALAWLEEQLRD; this comes from the coding sequence ATGACCGAGCTTGAACTGACCCGGCTGTGCAAGCGGCTGGGTTACCACTTCACAGACCAGGCCCTGCTCGAGCAGGCCCTGACCCACCGCAGCGCCCACCGTCAGGTGAACAACGAACGTCTGGAGTTCCTTGGCGATGCCCAGCTCGGGCAGATCATCGCCCACTGGCTGTTCCAGCGCTTTCCCGAGGCCAGCGAAGGCCAGCTGACGCGTATGCGCGCTGCCCTGGTGCGTGGCCAGACCCTGGCTGACGTTGCCCGCGGGCTGGACCTGGGCCCCTGCATTCGTCTGGGGGGCGGCGAGATGAAAAGCGGCGGTGAGCGGCGCGCCTCCATCCTGGCCGACGCCCTGGAAGCGATTATCGGCGCTGTGCGGCTGGATGCGGGCCCCGAGGTATGCCGCGAGCGCGTGCTCGCCTGGTTCGGTGACCGCCTGGATGGCGTGTCTCCCACCGAAACCGTCAAGGATGCCAAGACACAACTGCAGGAACGGCTTCAGGGGCGCCAGATGCCGCTGCCGGAATACGACATACTGACCGTGAGCGGCCAGCCCCCGCGCCAGTCCTTCGAGGTGATCTGCCGCCTGCCGGGGTATGATCATCAGGAAACCGCCCGGGGCAGCAACCGCCGCCGGGCAGAACAGACCGCGGCCGCCCAGGCCCTGGCCTGGCTTGAGGAGCAATTGCGTGACTGA
- the lepA gene encoding translation elongation factor 4, giving the protein MTDISHIRNFSIIAHIDHGKSTLADRFIQVCGGLSDRELKEQVLDSMDLERERGITIKAQSVTLYYKARNGETYQLNFIDTPGHVDFSYEVSRSLSACEGALLVVDAAQGVEAQSVANCYTAIEQDLEVLPVLNKIDLPQVEPERVIQEIEEIIGLDAHDACRVSAKTGVGIEDLLEQLVERIPPPVGEREDKLQALIIDSWFDNYLGVVSLVRVTRGRLKKGDKILVKSTGQTHSVDLLGIFTPKRTERTVLEAGEVGWISASIKEILGAPVGDTLTHAKTPEVEALPGFKKVKPQVYAGMFPVSADDYENFRDALSKLALNDASLFYEPESSDALGFGFRVGFLGMLHMEIIQERLEREYDLDLITTAPTVVYELLLADGSILHVDNPSDLPETNKVEEFREPVARVNILVPQEYVGAVMTLSVERRGVQKNMQFLGKQVALTYDIPMAEVVLDFFDKLKSCSRGYASLDYSFDRFEAARLVRVDVLINGEKVDALAMICHADQAMYRGRILVEKMKELVPRQMFDVAIQAAIGNKIIARQTVKALRKNVLAKCYGGDVSRKRKLLEKQKAGKKRMKQVGSVEIPQEAFLAVLKVSD; this is encoded by the coding sequence GTGACTGATATCAGCCATATTCGAAATTTCTCCATCATCGCCCACATCGATCATGGCAAATCCACCCTGGCGGACCGCTTTATCCAGGTCTGCGGCGGGCTGTCTGATCGCGAGCTCAAGGAGCAGGTGCTGGACTCCATGGATCTGGAGCGCGAACGCGGCATCACCATCAAGGCGCAGAGCGTGACCTTGTATTACAAGGCACGTAACGGCGAGACCTACCAGCTCAACTTCATCGACACCCCCGGCCACGTGGATTTCTCCTACGAGGTGTCCCGTTCCCTGTCTGCCTGCGAAGGGGCCCTGCTGGTGGTGGATGCTGCCCAGGGTGTCGAGGCGCAGTCCGTGGCCAACTGTTACACCGCCATCGAGCAGGATCTGGAAGTGCTGCCGGTGCTGAACAAGATCGATCTTCCGCAGGTGGAGCCCGAGCGGGTGATCCAGGAGATCGAGGAAATCATCGGCCTGGATGCCCACGATGCCTGCCGTGTCTCGGCCAAGACCGGGGTCGGCATTGAAGATCTGCTGGAACAGCTGGTCGAGCGGATTCCGCCACCGGTGGGTGAGCGCGAGGACAAGCTCCAGGCCCTGATCATCGACTCCTGGTTCGACAACTATCTGGGGGTGGTGTCGCTGGTGCGAGTGACCCGCGGCCGCCTGAAGAAAGGCGACAAGATCCTGGTGAAATCCACCGGCCAGACCCACTCGGTGGACCTGCTCGGCATCTTTACCCCCAAGCGCACCGAACGCACCGTCCTGGAAGCGGGCGAGGTGGGCTGGATCAGCGCCAGCATCAAGGAAATTCTCGGCGCCCCCGTGGGCGACACCCTGACCCACGCCAAGACCCCGGAAGTGGAAGCCCTGCCTGGCTTCAAGAAGGTCAAGCCGCAGGTGTACGCCGGCATGTTTCCGGTCAGTGCCGACGATTACGAAAACTTCCGTGACGCCCTGTCCAAGCTGGCCCTCAATGATGCCTCGCTGTTCTATGAGCCGGAAAGCTCCGATGCCCTGGGGTTTGGCTTCCGTGTGGGTTTCCTGGGCATGCTGCACATGGAAATCATTCAGGAACGTCTGGAGCGCGAATACGATCTGGACCTGATTACCACGGCGCCGACGGTGGTGTACGAACTGCTGCTGGCGGACGGCAGCATTCTGCATGTGGACAACCCCTCTGACCTGCCGGAAACCAACAAGGTCGAGGAATTCCGCGAGCCTGTCGCCCGCGTCAATATTCTGGTGCCGCAGGAGTATGTCGGTGCCGTGATGACCCTGTCGGTCGAGCGCCGTGGCGTGCAGAAGAACATGCAGTTCCTCGGCAAGCAGGTCGCGCTCACCTATGACATTCCGATGGCGGAAGTGGTGCTGGATTTCTTTGACAAGCTGAAGTCCTGCAGCCGGGGTTATGCCTCACTGGATTACAGCTTTGATCGCTTCGAGGCGGCCAGGCTGGTGCGTGTGGACGTGCTGATCAACGGTGAGAAAGTGGACGCCCTGGCGATGATCTGCCACGCCGACCAGGCCATGTATCGTGGCCGTATCCTGGTTGAGAAGATGAAGGAGCTGGTGCCCCGGCAGATGTTCGACGTGGCCATCCAGGCGGCCATTGGCAACAAGATCATCGCCCGCCAGACGGTCAAGGCCCTGCGCAAGAACGTGTTGGCAAAATGCTATGGCGGTGATGTCAGCCGCAAGCGCAAGCTGCTTGAGAAACAGAAAGCCGGCAAGAAGCGCATGAAGCAGGTCGGTAGTGTGGAAATCCCCCAGGAAGCCTTCCTGGCCGTGCTCAAGGTGAGTGATTGA
- the pdxJ gene encoding pyridoxine 5'-phosphate synthase → MQRVLLGVNIDHIATLRQARGTRYPEPVQAALMAEQAGADGITVHLREDRRHINDRDVELLMQTAQTRINLEMAATREMLDIACRLRPPHCCLVPERREELTTEGGLDVVGNFEELKAACGRLNDAGIQVSLFIDAVPAQIEAAVACGAAAIELHTGQYAEADDEATRIEELRRIHTGLDLGKENGLIVNAGHGLHYHNTQDIAALPGIHELNIGHAIVARAVLTGLDEAVRSMRALIDQAAVRAGRRV, encoded by the coding sequence ATGCAACGTGTCCTGCTGGGCGTGAATATCGACCACATCGCTACGCTGCGCCAGGCGCGCGGCACCCGTTATCCCGAGCCCGTGCAGGCTGCGCTGATGGCCGAACAGGCCGGCGCCGACGGCATTACCGTGCACCTGCGTGAAGATCGCCGTCATATCAACGACCGGGATGTGGAACTGCTGATGCAGACCGCCCAGACCCGTATCAATCTGGAAATGGCCGCCACCCGCGAAATGCTCGATATTGCCTGCCGCCTGCGGCCACCGCATTGCTGCCTGGTGCCCGAACGGCGCGAAGAACTCACCACCGAAGGTGGCCTGGATGTGGTCGGGAATTTCGAGGAATTGAAAGCCGCCTGTGGCCGTCTCAATGATGCGGGTATTCAGGTGTCGCTGTTTATTGATGCCGTGCCCGCGCAGATCGAGGCCGCCGTGGCCTGCGGTGCCGCCGCGATTGAATTGCACACCGGGCAGTACGCAGAGGCAGACGACGAGGCCACGCGTATCGAGGAGCTGCGGCGTATCCACACCGGGCTGGATCTGGGCAAGGAAAACGGTCTGATCGTGAATGCCGGGCATGGGCTGCACTATCACAATACGCAGGACATTGCCGCGCTGCCGGGTATTCATGAGCTGAATATCGGCCATGCCATTGTCGCCCGCGCGGTGCTTACCGGGCTCGATGAGGCGGTGCGCAGCATGCGGGCGCTGATTGATCAGGCGGCGGTGCGCGCCGGGCGGCGGGTGTGA
- a CDS encoding DUF4845 domain-containing protein produces MTTLPSRMRGLSMVGWMVVIVIAVVLGTAAIRIIPAYLEYSTINTAINNTLQDSRIIMQSDNEIRQAIDRRFSVNNVTAVSSRDLAISKDGGRLHIGLDYEVREPLFGNIDLVIAFQKDYEKSTR; encoded by the coding sequence ATGACAACACTGCCATCGCGTATGCGTGGGCTGTCCATGGTCGGGTGGATGGTCGTCATCGTCATCGCCGTTGTGCTTGGCACTGCGGCGATTCGCATTATTCCCGCCTATCTGGAATACAGCACGATCAATACGGCGATCAATAATACCTTGCAGGACAGCCGCATCATCATGCAGTCCGATAACGAAATCCGGCAGGCCATCGACCGGCGTTTTTCGGTCAACAATGTCACGGCGGTATCGTCCCGTGATCTGGCCATCAGCAAGGATGGCGGGCGTCTGCATATCGGCCTGGATTACGAAGTCCGTGAGCCACTGTTCGGGAATATTGATCTCGTGATCGCTTTCCAGAAGGATTACGAGAAAAGCACCCGATGA
- the lepB gene encoding signal peptidase I: MDIDIGFWLTLAVLVSGVLWLADKKWRLRERGGKAVRETVEFTNSLLPVFLVVLLIRSFLVEPFTIPSGSMLPTLEVNDFILVNKFAYGLRLPVTNTRVVSIADPERGDVMVFRYPLNRNQNFIKRVVGLPGDVVSQRDGRLLINGEPVEREQVDSRSAGRYREDLYIETLGEAVHLVRTESVVNRFTGQTLSRSEDNDWEVPEGHYFMVGDNRDNSSDSRMWGAVSEDLIVGKAFMIWMHWRPGLSLPSFSRNGAIDKVEVETQ; the protein is encoded by the coding sequence ATGGATATTGATATCGGCTTCTGGCTGACGCTGGCGGTACTGGTTTCGGGGGTGCTGTGGCTGGCGGACAAGAAATGGCGGTTGCGCGAGCGTGGCGGCAAGGCCGTGCGCGAGACCGTGGAGTTCACCAACTCGTTGCTGCCGGTGTTCCTGGTGGTCCTGCTGATTCGCTCGTTCCTGGTCGAGCCCTTCACCATCCCCTCGGGCTCCATGTTGCCGACCCTGGAAGTGAACGACTTCATTCTGGTGAACAAGTTTGCCTATGGGCTACGCCTGCCGGTGACCAATACCCGCGTCGTCAGCATCGCCGACCCGGAGCGGGGCGACGTCATGGTGTTTCGCTACCCGCTGAACCGGAACCAGAATTTCATCAAGCGGGTCGTCGGTCTGCCCGGTGATGTGGTCAGCCAGCGCGATGGCCGGCTGCTGATCAACGGCGAGCCGGTCGAGCGCGAGCAGGTCGACAGCCGCAGCGCGGGCCGCTACCGTGAAGACCTGTATATCGAAACGCTGGGAGAGGCAGTCCATCTGGTGCGCACCGAGTCTGTCGTGAATCGGTTCACAGGCCAGACGCTGTCGCGCAGCGAGGATAATGACTGGGAAGTGCCGGAAGGGCATTATTTCATGGTCGGCGACAACCGGGACAACAGCAGCGACAGCCGCATGTGGGGCGCGGTGTCGGAAGACCTGATCGTCGGCAAGGCGTTCATGATCTGGATGCACTGGCGGCCGGGGCTGTCATTGCCCAGCTTCTCCCGTAACGGGGCCATCGACAAGGTTGAGGTGGAGACACAATAA
- a CDS encoding response regulator yields the protein MTDLNLRTRILLLTAVPVVIAALALGGYVLSSRVNEIRDNTHNLHRLILDSYAARLQALDAADLAGHQRVMQALLDEADVRAATLRQGPDAVHAGPRMRPLNGDNQTFNSLSPDTHILPTGDTWRWRQQLHADPERVLEIEFSGHRQRIEMLETLLTLVLSTLTIIGLALIPALRFSRRMTAPMTAFTETLQQIRDGALNSRVHVGAGGELGQLERAINAMAEALEEAQTELQQNVDQATEDLRETLETIEIQNIELDMARKQALKASQIKSEFLANMSHEIRTPLNGIIGFTRLLLRSELSPRQRDYLSTIRKSSEALLSIINDILDFSKIEAGKLSLDRVPLNLHDLIEEVQTMLAPLAQEKSLEQAAIIYSDVPLHLLSDPLRIRQVLTNLVNNAIKFTERGSVVVRTMLEEERDHMATIKVAVTDTGSGISEEMQKELFSAFTQVDQSSARRMGGTGLGLAISKRLVEEMGGEIGVDSTPGRGSTFWFTLRVEIDEHTPVTDSFRAFRGATAILIEPNEHARLGLYHMLRAWGLEVTTLQALDALLPMLEDNSLPAADFAIIGMPPGHDQDDEVRRAAELLCGQQQRRLVVLCNQADRLSRRLPEYPQLHRVLGKPATRMRLYDALLELSGQENDHRSQRGGEPRSDLNLNVMVVDDHPGNLRLATVFLEEMGVRVRACHSGADAIAAFAEQTFDLVFMDIQMPDMDGMQTTRELRALEQDQRHTPIIALTAHALASERQTLLQAGMDDYLSKPVSEGHLRHMLEKWVAAPDVQRIRTAAPTDDPQDDDAPLPGEETLPVFDPALALARAGDRPALAQEMHSMLLASLDQDAPRISAQAEADSLTPLLESVHKLHGATRYCGAPRLERAARTLEEALKTDAPDNVRNDAVDRLLLEIEAVRTQVPDSITANAST from the coding sequence ATGACTGATCTCAATCTGCGCACACGTATCCTGCTGCTGACCGCCGTGCCGGTAGTCATCGCGGCATTGGCGCTGGGCGGCTATGTGCTGTCGAGTCGCGTCAACGAGATTCGCGACAACACCCACAACCTGCATCGCCTGATTCTGGACAGCTACGCCGCCCGCCTGCAAGCGCTGGACGCCGCAGATCTGGCCGGCCACCAGCGCGTGATGCAGGCCCTGCTCGATGAAGCCGACGTGCGCGCCGCCACCCTGCGCCAGGGCCCTGATGCCGTGCACGCCGGGCCGCGCATGCGCCCGCTGAATGGCGACAACCAGACCTTCAACAGCCTGTCGCCGGACACCCACATCCTGCCCACCGGCGACACCTGGCGCTGGCGCCAGCAGTTGCACGCCGACCCCGAACGGGTACTGGAAATCGAGTTCTCCGGTCACCGGCAACGTATCGAGATGCTGGAGACCCTGCTCACCCTTGTTCTCAGCACCCTGACCATCATCGGCCTGGCCCTGATTCCGGCCCTGCGCTTCAGCCGCCGTATGACGGCGCCGATGACCGCCTTTACCGAAACCCTGCAGCAGATCCGCGACGGCGCCCTGAACAGCCGCGTGCATGTGGGGGCCGGGGGCGAACTGGGCCAGCTTGAACGTGCCATCAACGCCATGGCCGAAGCACTGGAAGAGGCGCAGACGGAACTGCAACAGAACGTCGATCAGGCCACGGAAGACCTGCGCGAAACACTGGAAACCATCGAGATCCAGAACATCGAACTGGACATGGCACGCAAGCAGGCGCTCAAGGCCAGCCAGATCAAGTCCGAGTTCCTGGCCAACATGAGCCACGAAATCCGCACGCCGCTGAACGGCATTATCGGCTTCACCCGGCTACTGCTGCGCTCGGAACTGAGCCCGCGCCAGCGCGATTACCTCAGCACCATCCGCAAGTCCTCCGAAGCCCTGCTGTCGATCATCAATGACATCCTCGACTTCTCGAAGATCGAGGCCGGCAAACTGAGCCTGGATCGCGTGCCCCTGAACCTGCACGACCTGATCGAGGAAGTGCAGACCATGCTGGCGCCGCTGGCCCAGGAAAAGAGCCTGGAACAGGCCGCCATCATCTATTCCGACGTGCCACTGCACCTGCTCAGCGACCCGCTGCGCATCCGCCAGGTGCTGACCAACCTGGTCAACAACGCCATCAAGTTCACCGAGCGCGGCTCGGTGGTAGTGCGCACCATGCTGGAAGAAGAGCGCGACCATATGGCCACCATCAAGGTGGCCGTGACCGACACCGGCAGCGGCATCAGCGAAGAAATGCAGAAGGAGTTGTTCAGCGCCTTTACCCAGGTGGACCAGAGCAGCGCCCGGCGCATGGGCGGCACCGGCCTGGGCCTGGCCATCTCGAAACGCCTGGTGGAAGAAATGGGCGGCGAGATCGGTGTCGACAGCACCCCCGGCCGCGGCTCCACCTTCTGGTTCACCCTGCGCGTGGAAATCGACGAACACACCCCCGTCACCGACAGCTTCCGCGCCTTTCGCGGCGCCACCGCCATCCTGATCGAACCCAACGAGCATGCCCGCCTGGGCCTGTACCACATGCTGCGCGCCTGGGGGCTGGAAGTGACCACCCTGCAAGCGCTGGATGCCCTGCTACCCATGCTGGAAGACAACAGCCTGCCCGCAGCAGACTTCGCCATCATCGGCATGCCCCCCGGGCACGATCAGGACGACGAAGTGCGGCGAGCCGCGGAGCTGCTCTGCGGCCAGCAACAACGCCGCCTGGTGGTGCTGTGCAACCAGGCTGACCGCCTGAGCCGGCGACTGCCGGAATACCCGCAACTGCATCGCGTGCTCGGCAAACCCGCCACCCGCATGCGTCTGTATGACGCCCTGCTGGAATTGAGCGGCCAGGAGAATGACCACCGCAGCCAGCGCGGCGGCGAGCCACGCTCCGATCTGAACCTGAACGTCATGGTGGTGGACGATCACCCCGGCAACCTGCGCCTGGCCACCGTATTCCTGGAAGAAATGGGCGTGCGTGTGCGCGCCTGCCACAGCGGCGCCGACGCCATCGCCGCCTTTGCCGAACAGACCTTCGACCTGGTGTTCATGGACATCCAGATGCCGGACATGGACGGCATGCAGACCACCCGTGAACTGCGTGCCCTGGAGCAGGACCAGCGCCACACCCCGATCATCGCCCTGACCGCGCATGCTCTGGCCAGCGAGCGCCAGACCCTGCTCCAGGCCGGGATGGACGACTATCTGTCGAAACCGGTGAGTGAAGGGCACCTGCGCCACATGCTGGAAAAATGGGTCGCCGCCCCCGACGTGCAGCGCATCAGGACTGCCGCGCCGACCGACGACCCGCAGGACGACGACGCCCCCTTGCCCGGCGAAGAAACCCTGCCGGTGTTCGACCCCGCCCTGGCGCTGGCCCGCGCAGGTGACCGCCCGGCCCTGGCCCAGGAGATGCACAGCATGTTGCTGGCCAGCCTCGACCAGGATGCACCGCGGATCAGCGCCCAGGCCGAAGCCGACAGCCTGACGCCGTTACTGGAAAGCGTGCACAAGCTGCACGGCGCCACCCGCTACTGCGGCGCGCCGCGCCTGGAACGGGCCGCCCGGACCCTGGAAGAAGCCTTGAAGACCGACGCCCCCGACAACGTGCGCAACGACGCCGTGGATCGCCTGCTGCTGGAGATCGAAGCCGTGCGTACTCAGGTGCCGGATTCAATTACCGCAAACGCCAGCACATAG
- the era gene encoding GTPase Era, producing MTESASTTRCGVVSIIGRPNVGKSTLMNHLIGQKISITSRKPQTTRHRIHGILTREDYQIIFADTPGIHQDAQRALNKAMNQSALTALAGIDLICFMVDALKWTDADEHVLALLQRAEVPVLLIINKVDSLEDKAALLPHIQRLSALYDFADVIPVSALGGHNLDALEAALAQRLPAGDFWYDEDQITDRSLRFMAAEMIREKVFRQLGQELPHQITVEVELWEDTPTVTRINAAILVERRGQKKILIGSGGDRIKKIGTEARQDIEALIERKVMLELWVKIRSGWSDDSRALRSLGYGD from the coding sequence GTGACTGAGTCCGCCTCGACCACCCGCTGTGGCGTGGTCAGCATCATCGGCCGCCCGAACGTGGGCAAGTCCACCCTGATGAATCACCTCATCGGGCAGAAGATCAGCATCACCTCGCGCAAGCCGCAGACCACCCGGCACCGTATCCACGGGATTCTGACCCGCGAGGACTACCAGATTATCTTTGCCGACACGCCCGGCATTCATCAGGACGCCCAGCGCGCCCTGAACAAGGCGATGAACCAGTCGGCCCTGACGGCCCTGGCGGGGATCGATCTGATCTGCTTCATGGTCGACGCCCTGAAGTGGACCGACGCCGATGAGCATGTATTGGCCCTGCTTCAGCGCGCCGAGGTGCCGGTACTGTTGATTATCAACAAGGTCGACAGCCTGGAAGACAAGGCCGCGTTGCTGCCTCATATCCAGCGGCTGAGTGCCCTGTACGATTTCGCTGACGTGATTCCCGTGTCTGCCCTCGGCGGGCACAACCTCGACGCTCTGGAAGCCGCCCTGGCGCAACGTCTGCCAGCCGGAGACTTCTGGTACGACGAAGACCAGATCACGGATCGCAGCCTGCGCTTCATGGCGGCGGAAATGATCCGCGAAAAGGTCTTCCGACAGCTCGGCCAGGAACTGCCGCACCAGATCACCGTGGAAGTCGAGCTGTGGGAAGACACGCCCACGGTGACGCGCATCAATGCGGCCATTCTGGTGGAACGCCGTGGGCAGAAGAAAATCCTGATTGGCAGCGGCGGCGACCGCATCAAGAAGATCGGCACCGAAGCCCGCCAGGACATCGAGGCGCTGATCGAACGCAAGGTGATGCTGGAGTTGTGGGTAAAAATCCGCTCCGGCTGGTCTGACGATAGCCGCGCGTTGCGCTCGCTGGGCTACGGCGACTGA
- the recO gene encoding DNA repair protein RecO, which translates to MTTDAAPGPGGLESVWVLHSRPYRNSSVILELFGARQGRIGAVARGGRRNTLLQPFRPLLASFSGRGELLTLIHCEAEAPALPLKGRALFCGFYLNEILVRLLHRFDPHPELLEPYRATLSLLTDADMPQDVLLRRFELTLLEALGYGFSLDHDAEGEPLNAGHGYRLDTTLGLIPDPKGFPGDALLAIAAGDWHDTARRVARDLLRQALAPLLGDRPLVSRELFR; encoded by the coding sequence ATGACGACGGACGCTGCACCCGGCCCCGGCGGCCTGGAGTCCGTCTGGGTGCTGCACAGTCGTCCCTATCGCAACAGTAGCGTTATTCTTGAGCTGTTTGGTGCCCGCCAGGGTCGCATCGGTGCCGTCGCCCGTGGCGGTCGGCGCAATACGCTGCTGCAGCCGTTTCGTCCGTTGCTGGCCAGCTTCAGCGGTCGCGGCGAATTGCTCACCCTGATCCACTGCGAAGCGGAAGCCCCGGCGTTGCCGCTCAAGGGCCGGGCGCTGTTCTGCGGCTTTTACCTGAACGAAATCCTGGTGCGTTTGCTGCATCGCTTTGACCCTCACCCGGAATTGCTGGAGCCGTACCGCGCCACGCTGTCGCTGCTTACTGACGCGGACATGCCGCAGGATGTGCTGCTGCGCCGTTTCGAGCTGACGCTGCTGGAGGCCCTGGGCTATGGCTTCTCCCTCGACCATGACGCGGAAGGCGAGCCCCTGAACGCCGGCCATGGCTACCGCCTCGACACCACCCTCGGCCTGATCCCCGACCCCAAAGGCTTCCCAGGCGACGCCTTGCTGGCCATCGCCGCCGGCGACTGGCACGACACCGCCCGCCGCGTCGCCCGCGACCTGCTGCGCCAGGCCCTTGCGCCCTTGCTCGGTGATCGGCCTCTGGTCAGTCGTGAGCTGTTTCGCTGA
- the acpS gene encoding holo-ACP synthase, with the protein MIVGIGTDIVAVARMQAACGRRGAALAQRLLHDDELQIWQAHKDPVRWLAKRFAAKEALLKALGTGLRQGLSWRDMAVLPDALGRPEVFWFGAGAARLERAGGGCRAHVSISDEQDYVLAFAVIESGT; encoded by the coding sequence GTGATCGTCGGTATCGGTACGGACATTGTAGCGGTTGCACGCATGCAGGCGGCCTGTGGGCGGCGCGGTGCGGCGCTGGCGCAGCGCTTGCTGCACGATGATGAATTACAGATATGGCAGGCGCACAAGGACCCGGTGCGCTGGCTGGCCAAGCGCTTTGCGGCCAAGGAGGCGTTGCTCAAGGCATTGGGGACCGGGTTGCGCCAGGGGTTGAGCTGGCGTGACATGGCGGTGCTGCCTGATGCGCTGGGGCGTCCGGAGGTGTTCTGGTTCGGTGCCGGGGCGGCGCGGCTTGAGCGCGCCGGGGGCGGCTGCCGTGCGCATGTGTCGATCAGCGATGAACAGGACTATGTGCTGGCGTTTGCGGTAATTGAATCCGGCACCTGA